One window of the Streptomyces sp. TS71-3 genome contains the following:
- a CDS encoding DUF6716 putative glycosyltransferase produces the protein MPASTSKPLRVAVLADSDTRWKWGALTASRIVSDARLDGYLLRGRATPTPRQLSEVGIAADSLREVTAVEFLREMSGKAPQDAAADGAPADGAPSEGVPAGGGREARLPDVIILALVGGGVQALLHGLARAWEGRTHRPVVVTGYVGVVYEKLADGLLLRHGADMVLANSRQDAERFRGVYTGVGADDTSVVETALPFLGGAPYTAPHTPYTVVFAAQPSVPETRAERTHLLNRLVQHARMHPDREVLLKLRSKPGEHTTHIEELPYQRLAQRAGTLPGNFKTVYGHMGEVLDRTDLLVTVSSTAALESLHRRIPTAILTDVGVREKLGNHHFLGSGCLTSWDRLDAGELPAPDPAWLGRQGVAADGGYEKAFDAARERIAALLAGDGLPPLRPYYTSVTAPGYLPGILARHHLDPGGSPLPGAPGADKAPGPVRQVVRRAARGAYRHGVQRVAPVIRRMGEL, from the coding sequence GTGCCAGCAAGTACCTCGAAGCCCCTGCGGGTGGCCGTTCTCGCGGACTCCGACACCCGGTGGAAGTGGGGGGCGCTCACCGCTTCCCGCATCGTGTCGGATGCCCGCCTCGACGGCTACCTCCTGCGTGGCCGCGCCACGCCGACGCCCCGCCAGCTCTCGGAGGTGGGAATCGCCGCGGACTCGCTGCGCGAGGTCACCGCGGTCGAGTTCCTCCGCGAGATGAGCGGCAAGGCCCCGCAGGACGCGGCCGCCGACGGCGCGCCCGCGGACGGCGCGCCCTCCGAGGGCGTGCCCGCCGGTGGCGGAAGAGAGGCACGGCTGCCCGATGTGATCATCCTCGCGCTGGTCGGCGGCGGCGTACAGGCGCTCCTGCACGGCCTCGCGCGTGCCTGGGAGGGCCGCACCCACCGCCCCGTGGTCGTCACCGGCTACGTCGGCGTGGTCTACGAGAAGCTGGCCGACGGCTTGCTGCTGCGGCACGGCGCCGACATGGTGCTCGCCAACTCGCGGCAGGACGCCGAGCGCTTCCGCGGCGTCTACACGGGCGTCGGCGCCGACGACACCTCGGTCGTCGAGACCGCGCTGCCCTTCCTCGGCGGCGCCCCGTACACGGCGCCCCACACCCCGTACACGGTCGTGTTCGCCGCGCAGCCCTCGGTGCCCGAGACCCGCGCCGAGCGCACCCACCTGCTGAACCGCCTCGTCCAGCACGCCCGCATGCACCCCGACCGCGAGGTGCTGCTCAAGCTGCGCAGCAAGCCCGGAGAGCACACCACCCACATCGAGGAGCTGCCCTACCAGCGGCTCGCCCAGCGCGCCGGCACCCTGCCCGGGAACTTCAAGACCGTCTACGGCCACATGGGCGAGGTGCTCGACCGCACCGACCTGCTGGTCACCGTCTCCTCCACGGCCGCCCTGGAGTCCCTGCACCGCCGCATCCCCACGGCGATCCTGACCGACGTCGGGGTGCGCGAGAAGCTCGGCAACCACCACTTCCTCGGCTCCGGCTGCCTCACCTCCTGGGACCGGCTCGACGCCGGGGAACTCCCCGCCCCCGACCCGGCCTGGCTGGGGCGCCAGGGAGTCGCGGCGGACGGCGGCTACGAGAAGGCGTTCGACGCCGCGCGCGAGCGCATCGCCGCGCTGCTGGCCGGCGACGGGCTCCCGCCGCTGCGGCCGTACTACACGAGCGTCACCGCACCCGGATACCTGCCCGGCATCCTCGCCCGGCACCACCTGGACCCCGGCGGCAGCCCGCTGCCGGGTGCCCCCGGGGCCGACAAGGCGCCCGGCCCCGTGCGCCAGGTGGTGCGGCGCGCCGCGCGCGGCGCGTACCGCCACGGAGTGCAGCGGGTGGCGCCGGTGATCCGGCGGATGGGTGAGCTATGA
- a CDS encoding N-acylneuraminate cytidylyltransferase gives MPHPEAGNATPVRRVLAVIPARGGSKGVPAKNLAPVGGAPLVVRAVRECLAARLVTDVVVSTDADAIADAAREAGAEVVLRPAAIAGDTATSEAAVLHAMDAHEALHGARVDVVLLVQCTSPFIVHEDIDQVVAAVAEHGADTALTVAPFHGFVWRDADDDPVIGSQRGGSVTGKAQFQGTAVTDSTTVHGGYGVNHDKSFRPRRQDRPQDLLETGAVYGMAAAAFREHKHRFFGHTELVRTDPARVLEVDDPHDLARARALASLFDTGRPAAADAARPDAAPLASRADAAPGTADTPVRHLPTRDDIDAVVLDFDGTQTDDRVLIDSEGREFVSVHRGDGLGIAALRRSGLHMLILSTEENPVVAARARKLKIPVLHGIDRKDLALKQWCEEQGIAPERVLYAGNDVNDLPCFGLVGWPVAVASAHDVVRGAARAVTTNAGGDGAIREIASWILGPSLDSLDK, from the coding sequence ATGCCCCACCCGGAAGCGGGTAACGCGACGCCGGTTCGGCGCGTGCTTGCTGTGATCCCGGCGCGCGGCGGTTCCAAGGGCGTCCCCGCCAAGAACCTCGCCCCGGTCGGCGGTGCACCGCTGGTGGTGCGCGCCGTGCGTGAGTGCCTCGCCGCCCGGCTGGTCACCGACGTCGTCGTGTCCACCGACGCCGACGCGATCGCCGACGCGGCCCGCGAGGCCGGCGCCGAGGTCGTGCTGCGCCCCGCCGCCATCGCGGGCGACACGGCCACCAGCGAGGCCGCCGTCCTGCACGCCATGGACGCCCACGAGGCGCTGCACGGCGCCCGGGTCGACGTCGTGCTGCTGGTGCAGTGCACCAGCCCCTTCATCGTCCACGAGGACATCGACCAGGTGGTCGCGGCGGTCGCGGAGCACGGTGCGGACACCGCGCTCACCGTCGCCCCCTTCCACGGCTTCGTCTGGCGCGACGCCGACGACGACCCCGTCATCGGCTCCCAGCGCGGCGGCTCGGTGACCGGCAAGGCACAGTTCCAGGGCACCGCGGTCACCGACTCCACCACCGTGCACGGCGGCTACGGCGTCAACCACGACAAGTCGTTCCGGCCGCGCCGCCAGGACCGCCCCCAGGACCTGCTGGAGACCGGGGCCGTCTACGGCATGGCCGCCGCCGCGTTCCGCGAGCACAAGCACCGCTTCTTCGGGCACACCGAGCTTGTCAGGACCGACCCGGCGCGCGTCCTGGAGGTCGACGACCCGCACGACCTGGCCCGCGCCCGCGCCCTCGCCTCCCTCTTCGACACCGGCCGCCCCGCCGCCGCGGACGCCGCCCGCCCGGATGCCGCACCCCTGGCCTCCCGTGCGGACGCCGCCCCCGGCACGGCGGACACGCCGGTCCGGCACCTTCCGACCCGCGACGACATCGACGCGGTCGTCCTCGATTTCGACGGCACCCAGACCGACGACAGGGTGCTGATCGACTCCGAGGGACGGGAGTTCGTCTCCGTGCACCGCGGCGACGGACTCGGTATCGCAGCCCTGCGCAGGTCCGGGCTGCACATGCTGATCCTGTCCACGGAAGAGAACCCGGTCGTCGCCGCGCGCGCACGGAAGCTCAAGATCCCCGTGCTGCACGGCATCGACCGAAAGGACCTCGCACTCAAGCAGTGGTGCGAGGAGCAGGGCATCGCGCCGGAGCGCGTGCTCTACGCGGGCAACGACGTCAACGACCTCCCGTGCTTCGGCCTCGTCGGCTGGCCCGTGGCGGTCGCGAGCGCTCATGACGTCGTGCGCGGCGCTGCACGCGCGGTCACCACCAACGCCGGTGGCGACGGCGCGATCCGAGAGATCGCCAGCTGGATCCTCGGCCCTTCTCTCGACTCCCTCGACAAGTAA
- a CDS encoding N-acetylneuraminate synthase family protein, with the protein MSNSRLRPLGSRTAGPGHPVFITGEIGINHNGDLENAFKLIDVAAEAGCDAVKFQKRTPEICTPRDQWDIERDTPWGRMTYIDYRHRVEFGEDEYRAIDEHCKEKGIVWFASPWDTEAVAFLEKFDVPAHKVASASLTDDELLRTLRATGRTIILSTGMSTPRQIRHAVEVLGSDNILLCHATSTYPAKAEELNLRVINTLQSEYPNVPIGYSGHETGLQTTLAAVALGATFVERHITLDRAMWGSDQAASVEPQGLQRLVRDIRTIEASLGDGVKKVYESELGPMKKLRRVSGVVAEQEAADSQSSAG; encoded by the coding sequence ATGAGCAACTCCCGTCTGCGCCCCCTTGGTTCCAGGACCGCCGGCCCCGGCCACCCCGTGTTCATCACCGGCGAGATCGGCATCAACCACAACGGCGACCTTGAGAACGCGTTCAAGCTGATCGACGTGGCCGCCGAGGCCGGCTGCGACGCCGTCAAGTTCCAGAAGCGCACCCCGGAGATCTGCACCCCCCGCGACCAGTGGGACATCGAGCGCGACACCCCCTGGGGCCGGATGACGTACATCGACTACCGGCACCGCGTCGAGTTCGGCGAGGACGAGTACCGCGCCATCGACGAGCACTGCAAGGAGAAGGGCATCGTCTGGTTCGCCTCCCCGTGGGACACCGAGGCCGTCGCCTTCCTTGAGAAGTTCGACGTGCCCGCCCACAAGGTGGCGTCCGCCTCCCTGACCGACGACGAGCTGCTGCGCACCCTGCGCGCCACCGGCCGGACGATCATCCTGTCCACCGGCATGTCGACTCCGCGTCAGATCCGCCACGCGGTCGAGGTGCTCGGCTCCGACAACATCCTGCTCTGCCACGCCACGTCCACCTACCCGGCCAAGGCCGAGGAGCTGAACCTGCGCGTGATCAACACCCTCCAGTCCGAGTACCCGAACGTCCCGATCGGCTACTCCGGCCACGAGACCGGCCTGCAGACCACGCTGGCCGCGGTCGCTCTCGGTGCCACCTTCGTCGAGCGCCACATCACCCTGGACCGCGCCATGTGGGGCTCCGACCAGGCCGCCTCCGTGGAGCCCCAGGGCCTTCAGCGCCTGGTCCGCGACATCCGCACCATCGAGGCCTCGCTCGGCGACGGCGTCAAGAAGGTGTACGAGTCGGAGCTCGGCCCGATGAAGAAGCTCCGCCGGGTCTCGGGTGTCGTCGCCGAGCAGGAGGCCGCCGACAGCCAGTCCTCGGCCGGCTGA
- a CDS encoding amidohydrolase, producing the protein MNQLTSSASPADLPGEADRPGVPPGAALPGTLSGELRAELVAFRRDLHMHPELGNQEFRTTAALKARLELAGLEPRVLATGTGLICDIGVAPGLSPALPMLALRADIDALPIPDTKIGCVYRSTVPDRAHACGHDVHTTVVLGAGLVLAELHRQGALPRPVRLIFQPAEEVLPGGAPDAMDAGVLEGVGRIIAVHCDPKVDAGRIGLRHGPITSACDRLEIALDGPGGHTARPHLTTDLVTAAARVATDVPMLVARRVDARSGLAVTWGRIESGHACNVVPQHAELSGTVRCLDLDAWRQAPDLVHAAIDEIAGLYRAKSEINYIRGVPPVVNDPLVTELLHDAMAARRGTGSVEDTLQSLGGEDFSWYLEQVPGAMARLGVRTPGERVSRDLHQGDFDADESAIDAGVELFTAAALLDAERF; encoded by the coding sequence GTGAACCAGCTAACGTCCTCCGCGTCTCCGGCCGATCTGCCTGGGGAAGCCGACCGGCCGGGCGTGCCGCCCGGCGCCGCACTCCCCGGGACGCTGTCCGGGGAACTCCGCGCAGAGCTCGTCGCGTTTCGGCGCGATCTGCACATGCACCCCGAGCTCGGCAACCAGGAGTTCCGCACCACAGCGGCGCTCAAGGCCCGGCTGGAGCTCGCCGGACTGGAGCCGCGGGTGCTGGCCACCGGCACCGGCCTCATCTGCGACATCGGTGTCGCGCCCGGCCTGAGCCCCGCCCTTCCCATGCTGGCCCTGCGCGCCGACATCGACGCGCTGCCCATCCCGGACACCAAGATCGGCTGTGTCTACCGCTCCACCGTGCCGGACCGCGCGCACGCCTGCGGCCACGACGTGCACACCACCGTCGTGCTCGGCGCCGGCCTCGTCCTCGCCGAGCTGCACCGGCAGGGCGCTCTGCCCCGGCCCGTCCGGCTGATCTTCCAGCCCGCCGAGGAGGTGCTGCCCGGCGGCGCGCCCGACGCGATGGACGCCGGTGTGCTGGAGGGCGTCGGGCGGATCATCGCGGTGCACTGCGACCCCAAGGTCGACGCCGGGCGGATCGGGCTGCGGCACGGTCCGATCACCTCCGCGTGCGACCGGCTGGAGATCGCGCTCGACGGCCCCGGGGGCCACACCGCGCGCCCGCACCTGACCACCGACCTGGTCACCGCTGCCGCCCGCGTCGCCACCGACGTCCCCATGCTGGTCGCCCGCCGGGTCGACGCCCGCTCGGGGCTCGCCGTGACCTGGGGCCGTATCGAGTCGGGCCACGCCTGCAACGTGGTGCCGCAGCACGCGGAGCTCTCCGGCACCGTCCGCTGCCTCGACCTCGACGCCTGGCGGCAGGCGCCCGACCTGGTGCACGCCGCGATCGACGAGATCGCCGGCCTCTACCGCGCCAAGTCGGAGATCAACTACATCCGCGGGGTGCCGCCCGTCGTCAACGACCCGCTCGTCACCGAGCTCCTGCACGACGCCATGGCGGCCAGGCGCGGCACAGGCTCTGTGGAGGACACCCTCCAGAGCCTCGGCGGCGAGGACTTCTCCTGGTACCTGGAGCAGGTGCCCGGCGCCATGGCCAGACTCGGCGTGCGCACCCCCGGCGAGCGCGTCTCGCGCGACCTCCACCAGGGCGACTTCGACGCCGACGAGTCCGCGATCGACGCCGGCGTGGAACTCTTCACCGCCGCCGCCCTCCTGGACGCCGAGCGCTTCTGA
- a CDS encoding BMP family protein — MRRVAKIAAACLVSAALAVSATACGSTSSEKESGSDKGSGGKGGLKVGIAFDVGGRGDRSFNDSAARGGEKAKGEFGVQLKELTAKDTDTEADREQRLTDMADAGYNPIVGVGYAYAASMAKVAKEYPKTTFGIVDSVVNAPNVNSIVFTEEQGSYLAGVAAALKTKKDHVGFIGGVDVPLIKKFEAGYVQGVKDTNPKIKIERQYLSHGSDTSGFSSPDKGKEAAQGMLDKGADVVYSAAGSSGNGAIEAVHGVKGAWAIGVDSDQYNIPGLAQYKSSILTSVVKNVDIGVYDLIKSVHDGKPQTGTSTYSLAKNGVSLATSGGFIEDIQPKLDAAKKKIVDGDIKVKTTP; from the coding sequence TTGCGCCGGGTAGCCAAGATCGCCGCTGCGTGTCTCGTATCCGCAGCCCTCGCAGTTTCCGCCACCGCGTGTGGCAGCACGTCCTCCGAGAAGGAGTCCGGTTCGGACAAGGGCTCCGGCGGCAAGGGCGGTTTGAAGGTCGGTATCGCCTTCGACGTCGGTGGCCGTGGTGACCGCTCCTTCAACGACTCCGCGGCCCGTGGCGGCGAGAAGGCGAAGGGCGAGTTCGGCGTGCAGCTCAAGGAGCTGACCGCCAAGGACACCGACACCGAGGCCGACCGCGAGCAGCGCCTCACGGACATGGCGGACGCAGGGTACAACCCGATCGTCGGCGTCGGCTACGCCTACGCCGCGTCCATGGCCAAGGTCGCCAAGGAGTACCCGAAGACCACCTTCGGCATCGTGGACTCCGTGGTGAACGCGCCGAACGTCAACAGCATCGTCTTCACCGAGGAGCAGGGCTCCTACCTGGCCGGTGTCGCCGCGGCGCTGAAGACCAAGAAAGACCACGTCGGCTTCATCGGCGGTGTGGACGTCCCGCTGATCAAGAAGTTCGAGGCGGGTTACGTGCAGGGTGTCAAGGACACCAACCCGAAGATCAAGATCGAGCGGCAGTACCTCAGCCATGGCTCCGACACCTCCGGCTTCAGCAGCCCCGACAAGGGCAAGGAGGCCGCGCAGGGCATGCTCGACAAGGGTGCGGACGTCGTCTACAGCGCGGCGGGCAGCTCCGGCAACGGCGCGATCGAGGCCGTGCACGGCGTCAAGGGCGCCTGGGCGATCGGCGTGGACTCCGACCAGTACAACATCCCGGGCCTCGCGCAGTACAAGAGCTCGATCCTCACCTCGGTCGTCAAGAACGTCGACATCGGCGTCTACGACCTGATCAAGTCGGTGCACGACGGCAAGCCGCAGACCGGCACCAGCACCTACTCGCTCGCCAAGAACGGCGTCTCGCTCGCCACCAGCGGCGGCTTCATCGAGGACATCCAGCCCAAGCTGGACGCGGCCAAGAAGAAGATCGTCGACGGCGACATCAAGGTCAAGACCACCCCGTGA
- a CDS encoding ABC transporter ATP-binding protein: MELRGITKRFPGVVANRDIDITVHRGTVHALCGENGAGKSTLMKILYGMQKPDEGTIAVDGEQASFQTPADAIARGIGMVHQHFMLAENLTVLENVVLGAEKLHGIGTRARARITEISDAYGLGVRPGALVEELGVADRQRVEILKVLYRGARTLILDEPTAVLVPQEVEALFDNLRELKSEGLTVIFISHKLGEVLSVADEITVIRRGTTVGTADPRSTTSKQLAELMVGSELPSPQTEESTVTDTPMLQLDSLRLTQSGLDGVERIVLDDISFTIHHGEVLGIAGVEGNGQSELVEAVMGIRDPDSGTITLDGRDISHAPTRRRREGGVGYIPEDRHRHGLLLEAPLWENRILGHVTERPNSRGGLIDVKASRADTERIVADYDVRTPGIEVTAASLSGGNQQKLIVGREMSHRPKLLIAAHPTRGVDVGAQAQIWDQIRRARREGLAVLLISADLDELIGLSDTLRVMYRGRLVADADPATITPEELGSAMTGAASGHLEHPAEAPPDGAQDPADGRGGPAAEPGSPTGAGGEAGAAAIPPQQGTAGTPSDTAASEDERR; the protein is encoded by the coding sequence GTGGAACTCCGCGGGATCACCAAGCGCTTCCCCGGCGTCGTCGCCAACCGGGACATCGACATCACCGTCCACCGCGGCACCGTGCACGCCCTCTGCGGGGAGAACGGCGCCGGCAAGTCCACCCTGATGAAGATCCTCTACGGGATGCAGAAGCCCGACGAGGGCACCATCGCGGTCGACGGCGAGCAGGCCTCGTTCCAGACCCCGGCGGACGCCATCGCGCGCGGCATCGGCATGGTGCACCAGCACTTCATGCTCGCCGAGAACCTCACCGTCCTGGAGAACGTCGTCCTCGGCGCCGAGAAGCTGCACGGCATCGGAACCCGGGCGCGCGCCCGGATCACCGAGATATCCGACGCCTACGGGCTCGGGGTGCGACCCGGGGCGCTGGTGGAGGAGCTGGGCGTCGCCGACCGCCAGCGGGTGGAGATCCTCAAGGTCCTCTACCGCGGCGCGCGCACCCTGATCCTCGACGAGCCGACCGCCGTGCTCGTCCCACAGGAGGTGGAGGCCCTCTTCGACAACCTCCGCGAGCTGAAGTCCGAGGGCCTGACCGTCATCTTCATCTCCCACAAGCTGGGCGAGGTGCTCTCCGTCGCCGACGAGATCACCGTCATCAGGCGCGGCACCACCGTCGGCACCGCCGACCCGCGGAGCACCACGTCCAAGCAGCTCGCCGAGCTGATGGTGGGCAGCGAACTGCCCTCGCCGCAGACGGAGGAGTCCACGGTCACGGACACCCCGATGCTCCAGCTGGATTCGCTGCGGCTGACGCAGAGCGGCCTCGACGGCGTGGAGCGGATCGTCCTGGACGACATCTCGTTCACCATCCACCACGGTGAAGTGCTCGGCATCGCGGGCGTCGAGGGCAACGGGCAGTCCGAGCTCGTCGAGGCCGTGATGGGCATCCGTGATCCCGACAGCGGCACGATCACCCTGGACGGCCGGGACATCTCGCACGCCCCGACCCGGCGGCGCCGCGAGGGCGGCGTCGGCTACATCCCCGAGGACCGGCACCGGCACGGCCTGCTGCTGGAGGCGCCGCTGTGGGAGAACCGGATCCTCGGCCACGTCACCGAGCGGCCCAACTCCCGCGGCGGCCTGATCGACGTCAAGGCATCCCGCGCGGACACCGAGCGGATCGTCGCCGACTACGACGTGCGCACCCCCGGCATCGAGGTGACCGCGGCCTCGCTCTCCGGCGGCAACCAGCAGAAGCTGATCGTCGGCCGGGAGATGAGCCACCGCCCCAAGCTGCTGATCGCCGCGCACCCCACCCGCGGGGTGGACGTCGGCGCCCAGGCGCAGATCTGGGACCAGATCCGCAGGGCGCGCCGCGAGGGCCTTGCGGTGCTGCTGATCTCCGCCGACCTCGACGAGCTGATCGGCCTCTCCGACACGCTGCGCGTGATGTACCGGGGCAGGCTCGTCGCGGACGCCGACCCGGCCACCATCACCCCCGAGGAGCTGGGCTCCGCGATGACGGGCGCGGCCTCCGGGCACCTGGAACACCCCGCCGAGGCGCCACCGGACGGCGCACAGGATCCGGCGGACGGGCGCGGCGGACCGGCGGCCGAGCCCGGCTCACCCACCGGGGCCGGGGGCGAGGCCGGGGCCGCTGCCATCCCGCCGCAGCAGGGCACCGCCGGCACCCCGTCGGACACCGCCGCCAGCGAGGACGAGCGCCGATGA
- a CDS encoding ABC transporter permease has protein sequence MKNLTARIDRERLFLAVAAPALAIVAALLVTTLVILATGKDPSAAFSDMLSYGTASDSQVYILNKATTYYLAGVAVAVGFRMNLFNIGVDGQYRLAAFFAAVLGGALTLPGIVAVPLIILCAMATGALWAAIAGILKVTRGVSEVISTIMLNSIATAVIAYLLQPGQLGQLDQAGTLVSTKPLPKPSYFFSFNAGPAGELWGFIVIAVLVGVVYWFVLGRTRFGFDLRTVGRSESAADASGVSVKKMVATSMIISGAVAGLIGMPTLLNDSHQYSNDFPAGVGFTGIAIALLGRNHPVGIALGALLWGFLERTTNHLEFQGYDKEILGVIQGVIVLCVVIAYEVVRRYGLRRQQQRVGAELAAAARGAASAATAGPTEKQEVAR, from the coding sequence ATGAAGAACCTGACCGCACGCATCGACAGGGAGCGGCTGTTCCTCGCCGTGGCGGCGCCCGCGCTGGCGATCGTCGCCGCCCTGCTCGTCACCACCCTGGTGATCCTCGCCACCGGCAAGGACCCGTCCGCCGCGTTCAGCGACATGCTGAGCTACGGCACCGCCAGCGACAGCCAGGTCTACATCCTCAACAAGGCGACGACCTACTACCTCGCGGGCGTCGCGGTGGCCGTCGGCTTCCGGATGAACCTCTTCAACATCGGCGTGGACGGGCAGTACCGGCTCGCGGCGTTCTTCGCCGCGGTGCTCGGCGGCGCGCTCACCCTGCCGGGCATCGTCGCCGTGCCGCTGATCATCCTCTGCGCGATGGCGACCGGCGCGCTGTGGGCCGCCATCGCGGGCATCCTCAAGGTGACCAGGGGCGTCAGCGAGGTGATCTCCACGATCATGCTCAACTCCATCGCCACCGCCGTCATCGCCTACCTCCTCCAGCCCGGGCAGCTCGGCCAGCTCGACCAGGCCGGCACCCTCGTCTCCACCAAGCCGCTGCCGAAGCCGTCGTACTTCTTCAGCTTCAACGCCGGACCCGCGGGCGAGCTGTGGGGCTTCATCGTGATCGCGGTGCTGGTGGGCGTCGTGTACTGGTTCGTGCTCGGCCGCACCCGGTTCGGCTTCGACCTGCGCACCGTCGGACGCTCCGAGTCGGCCGCGGACGCGAGCGGCGTCAGCGTGAAGAAGATGGTCGCCACCAGCATGATCATCTCGGGTGCGGTGGCCGGCCTGATCGGCATGCCGACACTGCTGAACGACAGCCACCAGTACAGCAACGACTTCCCCGCCGGCGTCGGCTTCACGGGCATCGCCATCGCCCTGCTGGGCCGCAACCACCCGGTCGGCATCGCGCTCGGCGCGCTGCTCTGGGGCTTTTTGGAACGCACCACGAACCACCTGGAGTTCCAGGGCTACGACAAGGAGATCCTGGGCGTCATCCAGGGCGTCATCGTGCTCTGCGTGGTCATCGCCTACGAAGTCGTCAGGCGCTACGGGCTCCGCCGCCAGCAACAGCGCGTCGGCGCCGAGCTGGCCGCGGCGGCCCGGGGGGCCGCTTCGGCCGCCACCGCCGGCCCCACCGAGAAGCAGGAGGTCGCGCGATGA
- a CDS encoding ABC transporter permease, with the protein MTTQTTTPGTAPAAAPAVSGATRGTRWTLTRILLVAGAALVLVSLVRIVTGSDQLTSEGQIGAALGLAVPIGLAGLAGLWSERAGVVNIGLEGMMILGSFGAGWLGWQTNPWLGLLCGIGFGVLGGLVHAVATITFGVDHIVSGVAINLLALGATQYLAKLSFATGDAAAKGGNPKQSPPAGSLGDITVPGLSDGLISVQNHHWFLVSDLAGILGGLVTDLSVVTVIAVLLFVGSWLLLWRTAFGLRLRSCGENPIAAESLGVHVYSYKYAAVAISGGLAGLGGAFLALVTSHIYLEGQTGGRGYIGLAAMIFGNWRPGGLAMGAGLFGFADALQLRNGGETVHSLLLLLVVLLALLAGWKLYRRALWQGVVSAVVAAVVLVWYLLTDTVPGDFVGATPYVVTLLVLSLSAQRLRMPRADGMRYRKGQGT; encoded by the coding sequence ATGACCACCCAGACCACGACGCCGGGGACAGCGCCGGCCGCGGCCCCCGCGGTCTCGGGCGCCACGCGGGGCACCCGCTGGACGCTCACCCGGATCCTGCTCGTCGCCGGTGCCGCGCTCGTCCTGGTCTCGCTGGTGCGCATCGTCACCGGCTCCGACCAGCTCACCTCCGAGGGCCAGATAGGCGCCGCACTCGGGCTCGCCGTGCCGATCGGGCTCGCCGGCCTGGCCGGCCTCTGGTCCGAGCGGGCCGGCGTGGTCAACATCGGCCTCGAAGGCATGATGATCCTCGGCTCGTTCGGCGCCGGCTGGCTCGGCTGGCAGACCAACCCGTGGCTCGGCCTGCTCTGCGGCATCGGCTTCGGCGTGCTCGGCGGCCTGGTGCACGCGGTCGCCACGATCACGTTCGGCGTCGACCACATCGTCTCCGGCGTGGCGATCAACCTCCTCGCGCTCGGCGCCACCCAGTACCTCGCCAAGCTCTCCTTCGCGACGGGCGACGCCGCCGCGAAGGGCGGCAACCCCAAGCAGTCGCCCCCGGCGGGCTCGCTCGGGGACATCACCGTGCCCGGCCTGTCCGACGGGCTGATCTCGGTCCAGAACCACCACTGGTTCCTCGTCTCCGACCTCGCCGGCATCCTCGGCGGCCTGGTCACCGACCTCTCCGTGGTCACCGTCATCGCCGTGCTGCTGTTCGTCGGGAGCTGGCTGCTGCTGTGGCGCACCGCCTTCGGGCTGCGGCTGCGGTCCTGCGGCGAGAACCCGATCGCCGCGGAGTCCCTGGGCGTGCACGTCTACTCGTACAAGTACGCGGCCGTCGCGATCTCCGGCGGCCTCGCCGGGCTCGGCGGCGCCTTCCTCGCGCTGGTCACCTCGCACATCTACCTGGAGGGACAGACCGGGGGCCGCGGCTACATCGGCCTCGCCGCGATGATCTTCGGCAACTGGCGGCCCGGTGGTCTCGCCATGGGCGCGGGCCTCTTCGGCTTCGCCGACGCCCTCCAGCTCCGCAACGGCGGCGAGACCGTGCACTCCCTGCTGCTCCTGCTCGTCGTGTTGCTGGCGCTGCTCGCGGGCTGGAAGCTGTATCGCAGGGCCCTGTGGCAGGGCGTGGTCAGCGCGGTGGTCGCGGCCGTCGTGCTGGTCTGGTACCTGCTGACGGACACGGTGCCCGGCGACTTCGTCGGGGCCACCCCGTACGTCGTCACCCTGCTGGTGCTGTCGCTGTCCGCGCAGCGCCTGCGGATGCCCAGGGCCGACGGGATGCGCTACCGGAAGGGGCAGGGCACGTGA
- a CDS encoding cytidine deaminase — protein sequence MPGAAGPPPDGPCDVEADWPALRAVARDAMTRAYAPYSGFPVGAAARVDDGRTVSGCNVENASYGLGLCAECGLVSELLRTGGGTLTHFTCVDGDGEILMPCGRCRQLLYEFGGPSLILETPKGFSTLGELLPQAFGPDHLR from the coding sequence GTGCCCGGCGCCGCCGGCCCGCCGCCGGACGGCCCCTGCGACGTCGAGGCCGACTGGCCCGCCCTGCGCGCGGTGGCCCGGGACGCGATGACCCGGGCGTACGCGCCCTACTCGGGCTTCCCGGTCGGCGCCGCGGCCCGCGTCGACGACGGCCGCACGGTCTCCGGCTGCAACGTCGAGAACGCCTCGTACGGCCTCGGCCTGTGCGCCGAATGCGGCCTCGTCTCCGAACTCCTGCGCACCGGCGGCGGCACCCTCACGCACTTCACCTGCGTGGACGGCGACGGCGAGATCCTGATGCCCTGCGGCCGCTGCCGCCAGCTCCTCTACGAGTTCGGCGGCCCTTCCCTGATCCTGGAAACCCCCAAGGGCTTCAGCACCCTGGGCGAACTCCTCCCTCAGGCCTTCGGCCCGGACCACCTGAGATAA